The Corvus hawaiiensis isolate bCorHaw1 chromosome 7, bCorHaw1.pri.cur, whole genome shotgun sequence genome contains a region encoding:
- the STEAP3 gene encoding metalloreductase STEAP3, which yields MSRGDMAKPLLGHRSMEGDSSPTPPAGRTVGVLGSGDFARSLAIRLVCSGFKVVVGSRNPKRKVSLFPAAAEVTFQAEAVKKADVIFVAIFREHYSTLCDLADVLAGKILVDVSNNTEINHHKESNAEYLASLFPACTVVKGFNVVSAWTLQSGARDGNKQVLICSNNQEAKRTIAEIAQVMGFTPVDMGCMSSAREIENIPLRLLPAWKIPIFLALGLFLCFFTYNLIRQVIHPYIREQKNKLYKIPIEVVNTTLPCVSYVMLSLVYLPGVLAACSQLYYGTKYRRFPDWLDQWLLHRKQIGLLSFFCAALHAVYSLCLPMRRSHRYLLIETAVKQAVEKKMTIWVEEEVWRMEIYISVGIIALGLLSLLAITSLPSIANSLNWREFSFIQSSLGFIALVISTLHTLTYGWSRAFDENQYKFYLPPTYTLTLLVPCTVIIAKVIFSLPCIQHRLLRIRRGWEKGRYVKFVLPSTTGEFSSGETSSNV from the exons ATGTCCAGAGGAGACATGGCCAAACCTCTGCTGGGCCATCGGAGCATGGAGGGTGACTCCAGCCCCACGCCGCCGGCCGGACGCACCGTGGGGGTGCTGGGCAGCGGGGACTTTGCGCGGTCCTTGGCCATCCGCCTGGTGTGCTCTGGCTTCAAGGTGGTGGTCGGCAGCCGCAACCCGAAGCGCAAAGTcagcctcttccctgctgcagcagaggtCACCTTCCAGGCCGAGGCGGTGAAGAAGGCAGATGTCATCTTCGTGGCCATTTTCAGGGAACATTACTCCACCCTCTGTGACCTGGCTGATGTGCTGGCAGGCAAGATCCTGGTGGATGTTAGCAACAACACCGAGATCAACCATCACAAAGAATCCAACGCGGAGTACTTGGCCTCGCTGTTCCCAGCCTGCACCGTGGTAAAGGGGTTTAATGTGGTTTCTGCATGGACGCTGCAGTCGGGTGCCAGGGATGGAAATAAGCAG GTTCTGATCTGCTCAAATAACCAAGAAGCCAAGCGCACCATAGCAGAAATTGCTCAAGTCATGGGATTCACCCCTGTGGACATGGGCTGCATGTCATCAGCCCGTGAGATCGAGAACATTCCCCTGCGCCTCTTGCCAGCCTGGAAAATCCCCATCTTTTTGGCTCTGgggctttttctttgcttcttcaCCTACAACCTGATCCGGCAGGTCATCCACCCTTACATCAGGGAGCAGAAGAACAAGCTGTACAAGATCCCCATCGAGGTGGTCAACACCACGCTGCCGTGCGTGTCCTACGTCATGCTGTCTCTGGTCTACCTGCCCGGGGTGCTGGcagcctgctcccagctctACTATGGCACCAAGTACAGGCGCTTCCCAGACTGGCTGGACCAGTGGCTCCTGCACCGAAAGCAGATTGGCCTCCTCAGCTTCTTCTGTGCCGCCCTGCACGCCGTGTacagcctctgcctgcccatGCGCCGCTCCCACCGCTACCTGTTAATCGAGACGGCCGTCAAGCAG GCTGTGGAGAAGAAGATGACAATCTGGGTAGAGGAGGAAGTCTGGAGGATGGAGATTTATATCTCTGTTGGAATAATTGCCCTGGGCTTGCTGTCGTTACTTGCCATCACTTCACTTCCATCCATCGCAAACTCTCTCAACTGGAGGGAATTCAGTTTCATTCAG tcCTCCCTTGGATTTATTGCCTTGGTGATCAGCACTCTGCACACACTCACATATGGCTGGTCGAGGGCCTTCGATGAGAATCAGTACAAATTCTACCTCCCCCCGACCTACACCCTCACACTGCTCGTCCCATGCACTGTGATCATAGCAAAAGTCATCTTCAGTTTGCCCTGCATCCAGCACAGACTTTTGCGAatcaggaggggctgggagaagggcaGATACGTCAAGTTTGTTCTGCCCAGCACAACGGGGGAATTTTCAAGCGGGGAGACCTCCAGCAACGTCTAA